A DNA window from Pseudomonas tohonis contains the following coding sequences:
- a CDS encoding sulfite exporter TauE/SafE family protein yields MDLFAIALNVVLGAALGTLGGLFGIGGGLIAIPALGVLFGLDQQLAQGTALVMVVPNVLLALWRYHQRNRIDPRFALLLAVTSFGFAWLASLFAVRLEAESMRLAFVGFLLALAAYNFARMFMATAPASAELRHPWPWLGVLGGFAGAMGGLFGVGGAVVATPVLTSVFGTTQVVAQGLSLSLAAPSTAVTLATYGLNHHVNWAMGIPLAVGGLLSISWGVRLAHALPERVLRTAFCVFLLVCAVMLAFE; encoded by the coding sequence ATGGATCTGTTTGCTATCGCGTTGAATGTGGTGCTCGGTGCGGCCCTTGGCACCCTGGGTGGGCTGTTCGGGATCGGCGGAGGGCTGATCGCCATTCCCGCCCTGGGCGTGCTCTTCGGCCTCGACCAGCAACTGGCCCAGGGCACTGCCCTGGTGATGGTGGTGCCCAACGTGCTGCTGGCGCTCTGGCGCTACCACCAGCGCAACCGCATCGATCCGCGCTTCGCGTTGTTGCTGGCGGTGACCAGCTTCGGCTTCGCCTGGCTGGCGTCGCTGTTCGCGGTGCGCCTGGAGGCGGAAAGCATGCGCCTGGCCTTCGTCGGCTTCCTGCTGGCCCTGGCGGCCTACAACTTCGCCCGCATGTTCATGGCCACGGCCCCGGCCAGCGCGGAATTGCGCCATCCCTGGCCCTGGCTGGGCGTGCTCGGCGGGTTCGCCGGAGCCATGGGCGGGCTGTTCGGGGTGGGGGGCGCGGTGGTCGCCACGCCGGTGCTGACCAGCGTCTTCGGCACCACCCAGGTGGTTGCCCAGGGGCTGTCGCTGTCCCTCGCCGCGCCCAGCACCGCGGTGACCCTGGCCACCTACGGCCTCAACCATCACGTCAACTGGGCGATGGGCATTCCCCTGGCTGTCGGCGGGTTGCTCAGCATCAGCTGGGGCGTACGCCTGGCCCATGCGCTGCCGGAGCGCGTGCTGCGCACGGCGTTCTGCGTCTTCCTGCTGGTCTGTGCGGTGATGCTGGCGTTCGAGTGA
- a CDS encoding PhzF family phenazine biosynthesis protein: MQVEVRIVNAFVDGGQGGNPAGVVLDADALTAVQKQAIAAQLGLSETAFVSASAQAAFKLEFFTPNRQIPHCGHATVATFSLLRQLGKVGEGWSNKETIDGNRDIYIEGDRVFMEQRAPQYQDLEPGSRLLAESLAALGLAPGQLAEGLLSSRVSTGVAFVVVPLRSEADVAAIHTDLEALERISEELDVIGFYAFSRDSRQPGRVAGARVFAPRFGIPEEPATGMAAGPLACYLHDRAGVPGAQLLIEQGYLMRPASPSLITVDLDLDGEGRIQRLMAGGNAQVVRTLSLAI; the protein is encoded by the coding sequence ATGCAAGTCGAAGTCAGGATCGTGAATGCGTTCGTCGATGGCGGACAAGGTGGCAACCCGGCTGGCGTGGTGCTCGACGCCGATGCGCTGACTGCCGTGCAGAAGCAGGCGATCGCCGCGCAGCTCGGGTTGTCGGAGACGGCCTTCGTCTCCGCCTCCGCCCAGGCCGCCTTCAAGCTGGAGTTCTTCACCCCCAACCGGCAGATCCCCCACTGCGGCCACGCCACCGTGGCCACCTTCTCGCTGCTGCGCCAGCTGGGCAAGGTCGGCGAGGGCTGGAGCAACAAGGAAACCATCGACGGCAATCGCGACATCTACATCGAAGGTGACCGCGTGTTCATGGAACAACGCGCGCCGCAGTACCAGGACCTCGAGCCCGGCTCGCGCCTGCTGGCGGAGAGCCTCGCCGCGCTGGGCCTTGCGCCCGGGCAACTGGCCGAGGGGTTGCTGAGCTCGCGGGTCAGCACCGGTGTCGCCTTCGTCGTCGTGCCGCTGCGCAGCGAAGCCGATGTCGCCGCCATCCACACCGACCTGGAGGCCCTCGAACGCATCAGCGAGGAGCTGGACGTCATCGGCTTCTACGCCTTCTCCCGCGACAGCCGCCAGCCTGGCCGCGTAGCCGGTGCGCGGGTGTTCGCGCCGCGCTTCGGCATCCCCGAGGAGCCCGCCACCGGCATGGCCGCCGGCCCCCTGGCGTGCTACCTGCACGACCGCGCGGGTGTGCCCGGTGCACAGTTGCTGATCGAGCAGGGCTACCTGATGCGGCCGGCCTCGCCGAGCCTGATCACCGTCGACCTGGACCTGGACGGCGAAGGGCGCATCCAGCGCCTGATGGCCGGCGGCAACGCCCAGGTGGTGCGCACGCTGAGCCTCGCTATCTGA
- a CDS encoding DUF1127 domain-containing protein, with the protein MKGQFGFVGTLHPTHRPAVRGSHLSIGARMLRWYQLYRQRRELAGLSDAMLKDLGLSRGDVMQESERPFWDDPLAK; encoded by the coding sequence ATGAAAGGTCAATTCGGTTTCGTAGGCACGCTGCACCCCACCCACCGGCCCGCCGTTCGTGGCTCCCATCTTTCCATCGGCGCGCGCATGCTGCGCTGGTACCAGCTGTACCGCCAGCGCCGTGAGCTCGCCGGCCTGAGTGATGCCATGCTCAAGGACCTGGGCCTGTCCCGGGGCGACGTGATGCAGGAAAGCGAGCGGCCGTTCTGGGACGACCCGCTGGCCAAGTGA
- a CDS encoding LysR substrate-binding domain-containing protein: protein MSYPAIDTELLRTFVAIADNGGFTRAAEVVNRTQSAVSMQMKRLEEDVLERTVFERDGRQVRLTAEGQILLSYARRILKLHGEVMTTLREPHMVGSVRIGTPDDYVMRFLPGILSRFAQSYPLVQVEVHCESSSQLLQRQDLDLSIITREPGTEIGQLLRQERFVWAEAIGFSPHEQSQLPLAMFNTDCFCRAWACNALDAIERPYRVAYTSPSLSAIMAVVSAGLAVTAQLQSLITPDMRILGEAEGLPALPACSIVLVRNPRSSSPVTETLAEHIVEGFRL, encoded by the coding sequence ATGAGCTACCCCGCCATCGACACGGAACTGCTGCGCACCTTCGTCGCCATCGCCGATAACGGCGGCTTCACCCGCGCAGCCGAAGTGGTCAACCGCACCCAGTCGGCCGTGAGCATGCAGATGAAGCGGCTGGAAGAGGACGTGCTGGAGCGCACGGTGTTCGAGCGCGACGGCCGCCAGGTGCGGCTGACCGCCGAGGGGCAGATCCTGCTGAGCTACGCGCGGCGCATCCTCAAGCTGCACGGCGAGGTGATGACCACCCTGCGCGAGCCGCACATGGTCGGCTCGGTGCGCATCGGCACGCCGGATGACTACGTGATGCGCTTCCTGCCGGGCATCCTCTCGCGCTTCGCCCAGTCCTACCCGCTGGTGCAGGTCGAAGTGCATTGCGAGTCGTCCTCGCAGCTGCTGCAACGCCAGGACCTGGACCTGTCGATCATCACCCGCGAGCCGGGCACCGAGATCGGCCAGTTGCTGCGCCAGGAGCGTTTCGTCTGGGCGGAGGCCATCGGCTTCAGCCCCCACGAGCAATCCCAGCTACCGCTGGCGATGTTCAACACCGACTGCTTCTGCCGCGCCTGGGCCTGCAACGCACTGGACGCCATCGAGCGCCCCTACCGCGTCGCCTACACCAGCCCCAGCCTGTCGGCGATCATGGCGGTGGTCAGCGCCGGCCTCGCGGTGACCGCCCAGTTGCAGAGCCTGATCACGCCCGACATGCGCATCCTGGGCGAAGCCGAGGGCCTGCCCGCCCTGCCCGCCTGCAGCATCGTGCTGGTACGCAATCCGCGCAGCAGCTCACCGGTGACCGAGACCCTGGCCGAGCACATCGTCGAAGGCTTCCGGTTGTAA